The following are encoded in a window of Phytoactinopolyspora mesophila genomic DNA:
- a CDS encoding cadherin-like beta sandwich domain-containing protein: MPSIRDHIRARLSRSARMISCGATAAAVLGSLLVLAPQAAAAEPDRAAGAEVSEADGTTYYVDASGGDDAASGLDEGQAWQSLDRVNETTFEPGDRILLRSGEQWSGQLWPKGSGSAGSPITIDSYGDGPKPRIDGEGEVGEAVRLFNQEHWTIRNLELTNEAPALSEPGENLGDFRGIYVSGDNSQTLSGFVIDSVDVHDVTGEVNWIGGSTANNRTGIRFQTGWDASKRTGGIVFDTTVPDIFTPPSTPTILNDVVIENSTIANTSFAGISIKQYTGDARNEDGQIIAERTGWGTRNNSSDPDFAPHTNVVIRNNYITQADSDYGANGVYLTNVRGAVVEHNVVARTGTSGIETYYADDVTIQFNEVYGTVRKSGGADHNGIGPDRGTTNVLVQYNFVHGNGDGILLAQFGFGDSVVRNNVIVGNTRYQIYLHSNRQSRSEIYNNTIYNDRSNYLIYGYGQYLESTYNITNNVLYSTRPDAALSTTESVRYSNNVYGGADLLIPANDDAPIVADPLFVDAPLDGPSGSPETGPQLETAHGLRVQSGSPAIDTGVEIEHNGGRDYAGTPLYNGNPDRGAFEYTTADDATTESVTGTVRNPAGSPVSGATVTVESVPESVTTGSDGRFVVHDVAFADGLTVTAERHGYESVTETADVRHGNITTVHFTLESASEIGSVSGEVLDQTAQPVDGAVVTVLDGDHAIGTATSGGDGTFVAADVPIGEGYTVRAEADGLVPAQRSGVDVEPLMTTDVGGLLLVEPVPDYVVVHDFDDLPTGQLADGTDGLSVSHSGGGVDVVEAPDATNKSAKLTRTVNSGRTSLLQPFDPGLTGIVSVEAKIMIDEPYVSGNHWWGVPYIRNSSGQNVVSVAFTRNNIVAYSGTATHTITSYEPGRWYHVMVVLDTVNQTFDLFLDGEQIFEEATFRNSLDGVAQVDYYADSSNYGSVHVDDLRVAHGVAVAPDDAGLAALTTGHGTPSQSADGSYRLNVPASVDEVEVTAVARSPFARSVSIGAEQSPGAEATQNVQLGPDGQDVVIVVTAEDGTEGEYLLQISRQDLANDSRLTDLAPSTGTLEPGFDPDSLEYALEVPGEVETLTLTPTAVNPDATITVMGSVVPSGEVSAAIEVPVGQSTVVVEVQSADGTSTHTYVLSVYRPDVGGGDPFAELSGLLEELHAEGAVERRQYNKLRTQLAIAERAAGREQYQQARDALDRFISIASEVEDEDAREQLIVFAERAREALA; this comes from the coding sequence ATGCCATCCATCAGGGACCACATCCGAGCCCGTCTCAGCCGCTCGGCGCGAATGATCTCGTGCGGTGCGACCGCGGCCGCCGTCTTGGGATCGCTGCTGGTTCTGGCCCCGCAGGCGGCGGCTGCCGAACCTGACCGGGCAGCGGGAGCCGAGGTTTCCGAAGCGGACGGGACAACGTATTACGTCGACGCGTCCGGGGGTGACGACGCCGCGTCCGGCTTGGACGAAGGGCAAGCGTGGCAGAGCCTGGACCGGGTCAACGAGACCACTTTTGAACCCGGTGATCGCATTCTGCTGCGATCCGGGGAGCAGTGGAGCGGACAGTTGTGGCCCAAAGGCTCCGGCTCGGCCGGTTCACCGATCACCATCGACAGCTATGGCGATGGGCCCAAACCTCGGATCGACGGGGAGGGCGAAGTCGGTGAGGCGGTTCGGCTGTTCAACCAGGAACACTGGACCATCCGCAACCTCGAACTCACCAACGAGGCGCCCGCACTCAGCGAACCGGGCGAGAACCTCGGGGACTTCCGCGGCATCTACGTCAGCGGCGACAACAGCCAGACACTGAGCGGCTTCGTGATCGACAGCGTCGACGTGCACGACGTGACCGGCGAGGTGAACTGGATCGGGGGCAGCACGGCCAACAACAGGACCGGTATCCGGTTCCAGACCGGCTGGGACGCCTCGAAGCGGACCGGCGGGATCGTGTTCGACACAACAGTGCCGGACATCTTCACCCCACCGTCGACCCCCACCATCCTCAACGACGTGGTCATCGAGAACTCGACCATCGCCAACACCTCGTTCGCCGGCATCAGCATCAAGCAGTACACCGGGGACGCCCGCAACGAGGACGGTCAGATCATCGCCGAGCGGACGGGGTGGGGCACCCGGAACAACTCCAGCGACCCCGACTTCGCGCCGCACACCAACGTGGTGATCCGGAACAACTACATCACCCAGGCGGACAGCGACTACGGAGCCAACGGGGTCTATCTGACCAACGTCCGTGGCGCGGTGGTCGAGCACAACGTGGTGGCTCGCACGGGCACGTCGGGCATCGAGACCTACTACGCCGACGACGTGACGATCCAGTTCAACGAGGTGTACGGCACCGTCCGGAAATCCGGCGGCGCGGACCACAACGGCATCGGCCCCGACAGGGGCACCACCAACGTCCTGGTGCAGTACAACTTCGTGCACGGCAACGGCGACGGCATCCTGCTGGCGCAGTTCGGGTTCGGCGACTCGGTGGTTCGCAACAACGTCATCGTCGGCAACACCCGATACCAGATCTACCTGCATTCGAACCGGCAGTCGCGCTCCGAGATCTACAACAACACGATCTACAACGACCGCAGTAACTACCTCATCTACGGCTACGGGCAGTATTTGGAGTCGACGTACAACATCACCAACAACGTCCTGTACTCGACCCGTCCGGACGCCGCGCTGAGCACCACCGAATCGGTCCGGTACAGCAACAACGTCTACGGTGGCGCCGACCTGCTGATTCCCGCCAACGACGACGCGCCGATCGTCGCGGATCCGCTGTTCGTCGATGCGCCGCTCGACGGCCCCTCCGGCTCACCCGAGACGGGGCCGCAGCTGGAAACGGCCCATGGCCTGCGGGTCCAGTCCGGATCGCCAGCGATCGACACCGGCGTCGAGATCGAGCACAACGGCGGCCGCGATTATGCCGGGACGCCGCTGTACAACGGCAACCCCGACCGTGGTGCGTTCGAGTACACCACGGCGGACGACGCCACCACCGAATCGGTCACGGGAACGGTTCGCAACCCCGCGGGCTCCCCGGTCTCCGGCGCCACAGTCACCGTCGAAAGTGTGCCGGAGAGCGTCACCACCGGCTCGGATGGCAGGTTCGTGGTGCACGACGTGGCCTTCGCCGACGGGTTGACCGTGACGGCGGAGCGGCACGGCTACGAGAGCGTCACCGAAACCGCGGACGTGCGGCACGGCAACATCACGACCGTTCATTTCACCTTGGAGTCGGCGAGCGAGATCGGGTCCGTCTCCGGTGAAGTGCTGGATCAGACCGCCCAGCCCGTGGACGGAGCGGTGGTGACCGTTCTCGACGGGGACCACGCCATCGGGACGGCAACCAGCGGCGGGGACGGCACGTTCGTCGCCGCCGACGTGCCCATCGGCGAGGGCTACACCGTCCGGGCCGAAGCCGACGGGCTGGTACCGGCGCAGCGATCCGGTGTGGATGTCGAACCGCTGATGACCACCGACGTCGGTGGGCTGCTGCTGGTCGAGCCGGTTCCGGACTACGTCGTCGTGCACGATTTCGACGACCTGCCCACCGGCCAGCTGGCCGACGGCACGGATGGGCTTTCGGTCAGCCATTCCGGCGGCGGGGTCGACGTCGTGGAGGCGCCGGATGCCACGAACAAGAGCGCGAAGCTGACCCGGACGGTCAACAGCGGCCGGACCAGTCTGCTGCAGCCGTTCGACCCCGGCCTGACCGGCATCGTGTCGGTGGAGGCCAAGATCATGATCGACGAGCCCTACGTCTCGGGGAACCACTGGTGGGGTGTGCCCTACATCCGCAACTCCAGCGGTCAGAACGTCGTCAGTGTGGCGTTCACCAGGAACAACATCGTGGCGTACTCGGGCACGGCAACACATACGATCACGAGCTACGAGCCTGGCCGGTGGTATCACGTCATGGTGGTGCTCGACACCGTCAACCAGACCTTCGACCTGTTCCTCGACGGTGAGCAGATTTTCGAGGAGGCGACGTTCCGGAACTCCCTGGACGGCGTCGCACAGGTGGACTACTACGCCGACAGCTCGAACTATGGCAGCGTGCACGTGGACGACCTTCGGGTGGCCCACGGTGTCGCCGTCGCCCCGGATGATGCCGGGCTGGCGGCCCTCACCACCGGCCACGGAACGCCCAGCCAGTCGGCTGACGGCAGCTACCGGCTCAATGTGCCGGCCAGCGTCGACGAGGTCGAGGTGACCGCGGTCGCACGCAGCCCGTTCGCGCGGTCGGTGTCGATCGGCGCGGAGCAGAGCCCGGGTGCGGAGGCTACACAGAACGTGCAGCTCGGCCCGGATGGACAGGACGTGGTCATCGTCGTGACCGCTGAGGACGGCACCGAAGGGGAGTACCTCCTCCAGATCAGCCGGCAGGACCTGGCCAATGACTCCAGGCTGACCGATCTGGCACCGAGTACTGGAACTCTCGAGCCTGGCTTCGATCCGGACTCACTCGAGTATGCGCTGGAGGTGCCGGGTGAGGTCGAGACGCTGACCCTGACGCCAACGGCCGTCAACCCGGACGCCACGATCACGGTGATGGGTTCCGTGGTGCCCAGCGGCGAGGTGTCGGCGGCCATCGAGGTGCCGGTGGGCCAGAGCACCGTCGTCGTCGAGGTGCAGTCCGCGGACGGCACGTCAACCCACACCTACGTGCTGTCGGTGTACCGTCCGGACGTAGGCGGGGGTGATCCGTTCGCGGAGCTGTCCGGGCTGCTCGAAGAACTCCACGCGGAAGGAGCGGTTGAACGGCGTCAGTACAACAAGCTCAGGACCCAGCTGGCCATCGCCGAACGTGCCGCCGGGCGAGAGCAGTACCAGCAGGCCAGGGATGCCCTTGACCGGTTCATCTCGATCGCTTCAGAGGTTGAGGACGAGGACGCTCGCGAGCAGCTGATCGTGTTCGCGGAGAGGGCGCGGGAGGCGCTTGCGTGA
- a CDS encoding carboxypeptidase regulatory-like domain-containing protein gives MPSIRVRFRARLSRSARMISCGATAAAVLGSLLVLAPQAAAEADRAERAEVSEAVGTTYYVDASGGDDAASGLDEGQAWQSLDRVNETTFEPGDRILLRSGEQWSGQLWPKGSGAAGTPITIDSYGDGPKPRIDGEGEVAEAVRLFNQEHWEIRNLDVSNEVPVGSVPGENLGDLRGIGVLGDNGQTLSHFVIDSVDVHDVSGEIKWIGGNPGNNSPGVTWGTGWDRSKNTGGIIFLTSVPDIADPGDPTILNGITVQNSTVKNTSFSNIAVKQYTGDAPGAVTTGWGERRTENDSRFTPHTDVTIRGNYLTQADADFGANGVYLTNVRGGLVEHNVIDRVGVSGVETFAADQVTVQFNEISGTRSAQGSADGNGMDPDIATTNQLFQYNYLHGNEDGILLCACRSGVNFGSAVVRYNVVVNSERWNLHMSQQSGSFAEVYHNTFYSTDAPNMVSGGVGGRVELRNNLFVSPRPVSFLQNSNVTYDNNGYSPGLTVPSSDSAAVVGEPRFLDPDVSGPHGDEHTGPILETARGFALTPESVFVNAAGDMADRGDRDLLGTPVPTGPAADIGAFEYTTPPGQTWETVSGLVRNQYEVPVSGAQVSVTVDGETHSATTEDDGFYRITEVPFADDAPVTATAEGYDDYSATITVSPGSAVRHDFEMTAQFSTGTLTGVVVDEQANPVPGATVTVTVDDTPVAAEQSGADGRFAVTGVEADTELTVTASIGEHTGFPRGGVSVTPTAIVDVGALYIRSSGTEEWVSETFDDLPTGPLADGTQGWRVVSVGNAVDVVEVPSATDKSVRLHRTTGQGDPAGTNLARVFDTPLEGLVRIDGRVMRDDDQAGWFGLPYVYNADGQQAISVAFARGDILAFNGGSAQTIGQYTRGKWYDISLTVDTIGQRFDLDIDGERVLSDATFRTRMDGVARIAWYANGGERGAVHVDDVFVTQGEAFTPGDDDGNLLDDLYAEGKLERRHYNKLRTQLAVADRAAGHGRIEESDAALDRFIGFANEIDDEETREQLTQFAEALRAEWSSAKGGEN, from the coding sequence ATGCCATCCATCAGGGTTCGCTTTCGAGCCCGTCTCAGCCGCTCGGCGCGAATGATCTCGTGCGGTGCGACCGCAGCCGCCGTCTTGGGATCGCTACTGGTTCTGGCCCCGCAGGCGGCAGCTGAAGCTGACCGGGCGGAGCGAGCCGAGGTTTCCGAAGCGGTCGGGACCACGTATTACGTCGACGCGTCCGGGGGTGACGACGCCGCGTCCGGCTTGGACGAAGGGCAAGCGTGGCAGAGCCTGGACCGGGTCAACGAGACCACTTTTGAACCCGGTGATCGCATTCTGCTGCGATCCGGGGAGCAGTGGAGCGGACAGTTGTGGCCCAAGGGCTCCGGGGCAGCTGGAACACCGATCACCATCGACAGCTATGGCGACGGGCCGAAACCCCGCATCGACGGGGAGGGCGAAGTCGCGGAAGCGGTTCGGCTGTTCAACCAGGAACACTGGGAGATTCGCAACCTGGACGTCTCGAACGAGGTTCCAGTGGGCAGCGTCCCCGGCGAGAACCTCGGTGACCTGCGTGGCATCGGTGTGCTGGGCGACAACGGCCAGACACTCAGCCATTTCGTGATCGACTCCGTCGACGTGCATGACGTCAGTGGCGAGATCAAGTGGATCGGCGGCAATCCGGGCAACAACTCACCGGGCGTGACCTGGGGAACTGGATGGGACCGGTCGAAGAACACCGGCGGCATCATCTTCCTGACTTCGGTGCCCGACATCGCCGATCCCGGTGACCCCACCATCCTGAACGGCATCACCGTGCAGAATTCGACGGTCAAGAACACGTCGTTCTCCAACATCGCCGTGAAGCAGTACACCGGCGACGCCCCTGGCGCCGTCACCACTGGCTGGGGCGAGCGCCGAACGGAGAACGACTCGCGATTCACACCACATACCGACGTCACGATCCGCGGCAACTACCTCACCCAGGCGGACGCCGACTTCGGCGCCAACGGGGTCTATCTGACCAACGTCCGCGGTGGGCTGGTCGAACACAACGTCATCGACAGGGTTGGTGTGTCGGGCGTCGAGACCTTTGCCGCTGACCAGGTCACGGTCCAGTTCAACGAGATCTCCGGGACCCGCAGCGCGCAGGGAAGTGCGGACGGCAACGGGATGGACCCGGACATCGCCACCACCAACCAGCTCTTCCAGTACAACTATCTGCACGGCAACGAAGACGGGATCCTGCTCTGCGCGTGCCGGAGCGGCGTCAACTTCGGCAGCGCGGTGGTCCGCTACAACGTCGTGGTCAACAGCGAGCGCTGGAACCTCCACATGAGCCAGCAGTCTGGCTCGTTCGCCGAGGTTTACCACAACACGTTCTACAGCACCGACGCGCCGAATATGGTCTCCGGTGGGGTAGGCGGCCGGGTCGAGCTGCGGAACAATCTGTTCGTCTCGCCACGACCTGTGTCGTTTCTCCAGAACTCGAACGTGACGTACGACAACAACGGATACTCACCCGGGCTCACCGTCCCCTCCAGCGATAGCGCCGCCGTGGTGGGCGAGCCTCGGTTCCTCGACCCGGACGTTTCCGGACCACATGGCGACGAGCACACCGGTCCCATTCTGGAGACGGCACGAGGCTTCGCTCTGACGCCGGAGTCGGTGTTCGTCAACGCCGCCGGTGACATGGCGGACCGCGGTGACCGGGATCTCCTGGGGACACCGGTTCCCACGGGGCCGGCCGCCGATATCGGGGCCTTCGAGTACACGACGCCGCCCGGCCAGACGTGGGAGACCGTGTCCGGGCTCGTACGTAACCAGTACGAGGTGCCGGTGTCCGGCGCGCAGGTGTCGGTCACGGTTGACGGGGAGACACACTCGGCGACCACGGAGGATGACGGCTTCTACCGGATCACTGAGGTGCCGTTCGCCGACGATGCACCGGTCACCGCGACTGCCGAGGGTTACGACGACTACTCGGCCACGATCACCGTGTCCCCGGGAAGCGCTGTGCGCCACGACTTCGAGATGACCGCGCAGTTCAGCACTGGCACGTTGACCGGTGTGGTGGTGGACGAGCAGGCGAACCCAGTCCCAGGCGCCACGGTGACCGTGACCGTCGACGACACCCCGGTGGCGGCCGAGCAGTCCGGCGCTGATGGCAGGTTCGCCGTCACCGGCGTCGAAGCCGACACCGAGCTCACGGTGACGGCGTCGATCGGCGAGCACACAGGTTTCCCGCGGGGCGGAGTCTCCGTCACACCCACCGCCATCGTGGACGTCGGCGCTCTGTACATCCGGAGCAGCGGAACCGAGGAATGGGTGTCGGAGACCTTCGACGACCTGCCGACCGGGCCGCTGGCCGACGGAACGCAGGGATGGCGAGTGGTCTCGGTCGGCAACGCGGTGGACGTGGTCGAGGTGCCGTCAGCAACCGACAAGAGCGTCCGCCTGCACCGGACAACCGGACAAGGCGATCCGGCGGGCACCAACCTGGCACGGGTGTTCGACACGCCACTTGAAGGTCTGGTCAGGATCGACGGGAGGGTCATGCGTGACGATGATCAGGCCGGCTGGTTCGGATTGCCCTACGTGTACAACGCCGATGGTCAACAGGCGATCAGCGTCGCATTCGCGCGGGGCGACATCTTGGCCTTCAATGGCGGCTCGGCGCAGACGATCGGGCAGTACACCCGCGGCAAGTGGTATGACATCAGCCTCACGGTCGACACCATCGGCCAGCGGTTCGACCTGGACATCGATGGTGAACGTGTCCTGAGCGATGCGACGTTCCGCACTCGCATGGACGGTGTCGCACGAATCGCCTGGTACGCGAATGGGGGTGAGCGCGGCGCGGTCCACGTTGACGACGTCTTCGTCACTCAGGGCGAGGCCTTCACGCCCGGTGATGACGACGGCAACCTTCTCGACGACCTCTATGCCGAGGGCAAGCTCGAACGCCGTCACTACAACAAGCTCCGCACACAGCTGGCGGTCGCCGACCGTGCTGCCGGCCACGGCCGGATCGAGGAGTCCGACGCCGCACTCGACCGGTTCATCGGGTTCGCGAATGAGATCGATGACGAGGAGACGCGTGAGCAGCTGACCCAATTCGCCGAGGCGCTTCGTGCCGAATGGTCGAGCGCCAAGGGAGGAGAGAACTGA
- a CDS encoding LacI family DNA-binding transcriptional regulator: MAREAGVSPATASRVLNGSIRNVRDANAARVRAAAAKLNYEPHMSAQAIARGSTATVALVVRGIDDPYFSSIAAGTVQRAEQAGLIVTMAVADRSPERELEIVRTLRGQRPRSIILAGSRIAGNGIRETLVEELAAYREVGGSVVVISQHDLPFSTVSVDNSGGAERLARALTGLGYRRFGILRAHTSLRTSQDRYEGFVAGLRQAGARLDEQWVIEADFTRAGGYAAARGLVERDIAGLELVFAVNDVMAIGAMTAFREAGMTPGRDIAVAGFDDIAAALDVTPALTTVAVPMHDVGRTAMDLALSGDDASTVRHVTADVALRESTPRIRRP; the protein is encoded by the coding sequence GTGGCCCGCGAAGCCGGCGTCTCTCCGGCCACCGCCTCACGGGTGCTCAACGGCAGCATCCGCAACGTACGCGACGCAAACGCCGCCCGGGTTCGGGCCGCGGCCGCCAAGCTGAACTATGAGCCACACATGTCGGCCCAAGCCATCGCCCGGGGCTCGACCGCCACGGTCGCACTCGTGGTCCGAGGCATCGACGACCCCTATTTCTCCTCGATCGCCGCCGGTACCGTCCAGCGGGCCGAGCAGGCTGGCCTGATCGTCACCATGGCGGTGGCCGATCGATCGCCGGAGCGGGAACTCGAGATCGTCCGGACGTTGCGCGGTCAGCGGCCGCGGTCCATCATCCTGGCCGGAAGCCGCATCGCCGGCAACGGGATTCGCGAGACGCTCGTCGAGGAGCTCGCAGCCTACCGGGAGGTGGGCGGCAGCGTCGTCGTCATCAGCCAGCATGATCTTCCGTTCAGCACCGTGAGTGTCGACAACTCCGGTGGCGCGGAGCGACTCGCCCGAGCGCTGACCGGCCTAGGGTATCGCCGGTTCGGCATACTTCGCGCGCACACGTCGCTGCGGACTTCACAAGATCGGTACGAAGGGTTCGTCGCGGGACTCCGGCAGGCAGGGGCGCGGCTCGACGAGCAGTGGGTGATCGAGGCGGACTTCACCCGCGCGGGCGGATACGCGGCTGCCCGAGGGCTCGTCGAGCGGGACATAGCAGGATTGGAACTGGTTTTCGCCGTGAACGACGTGATGGCGATCGGTGCGATGACCGCGTTTCGCGAGGCAGGCATGACACCGGGACGGGATATCGCGGTCGCCGGCTTCGACGACATCGCGGCGGCGCTCGATGTGACACCGGCGCTGACCACCGTAGCCGTGCCTATGCATGACGTCGGCCGCACCGCTATGGACCTCGCACTGAGCGGCGACGACGCGTCAACGGTCCGCCACGTAACGGCCGACGTCGCACTCCGGGAGAGCACACCCCGAATCCGGCGACCATGA
- a CDS encoding type II toxin-antitoxin system Phd/YefM family antitoxin: MSPIVNVHDAKTQFSKLLDQAHSGQEIILAKAGKPYARLMPLAPEPPRRQPGRLAGRVDDAFFEPLPPEEIDAWGQW; this comes from the coding sequence ATGAGCCCGATCGTGAATGTGCACGACGCCAAGACACAGTTCTCCAAGCTGCTGGACCAGGCTCACTCCGGACAAGAAATCATTCTGGCCAAGGCCGGTAAACCATACGCACGTTTGATGCCTCTGGCACCCGAACCGCCGCGCCGGCAGCCTGGACGTCTTGCTGGTCGGGTCGATGACGCGTTCTTCGAACCCCTGCCCCCCGAAGAAATCGATGCCTGGGGCCAGTGGTAA
- a CDS encoding type II toxin-antitoxin system VapC family toxin produces the protein MQVLLDTHTLLWWFTDSPHLPTSARDVIGNESNDVFVSAASAWEIATKQRLGKLDEVPQAAERFAELTAADGFVHLPITYLHSLRAAGYDTTHRDPFDRMLAAQSELEKLPLISKDPAFEQFGVSTLW, from the coding sequence ATGCAGGTCCTGCTGGACACTCACACCCTCCTGTGGTGGTTCACCGATAGCCCGCACCTACCGACCAGTGCCCGAGACGTCATAGGCAACGAATCCAATGACGTATTCGTCAGCGCGGCATCCGCATGGGAAATCGCCACGAAACAACGGCTCGGCAAACTTGACGAAGTCCCCCAAGCCGCCGAGCGGTTCGCCGAGTTGACGGCAGCCGACGGATTCGTGCACTTACCGATCACGTACCTGCACAGTCTCCGCGCAGCAGGATATGACACCACACACCGAGACCCCTTCGACCGCATGCTCGCCGCCCAGAGCGAACTCGAAAAGCTGCCGCTGATCAGCAAAGACCCAGCTTTCGAGCAGTTCGGGGTCAGCACGCTCTGGTGA
- a CDS encoding MerR family transcriptional regulator, with protein MRIGELAERAGVSERSLRYYETQGLLVPRRTSGGHREYPESAVDRVVLIQMLFAANLHSKKIAELLPCMRDPDGGPNEVATPRLVDELRAERSRIDHTISDLLRSRDLLDEVISTASEVHSRDHAKA; from the coding sequence ATGCGCATCGGTGAGCTGGCCGAACGTGCCGGCGTAAGTGAGCGTTCTCTGCGGTACTACGAGACCCAAGGGCTGCTCGTGCCTCGGCGCACCTCAGGCGGGCACCGCGAGTATCCCGAGTCGGCGGTCGACCGGGTGGTCCTGATTCAGATGCTGTTCGCCGCGAACCTGCACAGCAAGAAGATCGCCGAGCTACTCCCCTGCATGCGCGATCCCGACGGCGGCCCCAACGAGGTCGCCACTCCGCGACTGGTCGACGAGCTGCGAGCCGAGCGCAGCCGGATCGATCACACCATCTCCGACCTGCTGCGCTCCCGTGATCTTCTGGACGAAGTGATCTCCACCGCGTCGGAGGTCCACTCGCGCGACCACGCGAAAGCGTGA
- a CDS encoding GYD domain-containing protein — protein sequence MPTYISLIKWTDQGVQSFKESVSRAQAARDMAERMGGTLKDVYWTVGECDIVSIADFPDDATGTAFLLAIGSQGNIRTSTMRAFDEEQFAEVLGKLG from the coding sequence ATGCCTACCTACATCAGTCTCATCAAATGGACCGATCAAGGGGTCCAGAGCTTCAAGGAGTCCGTGAGCCGGGCTCAGGCGGCCAGAGATATGGCCGAACGAATGGGCGGCACCTTGAAAGACGTGTACTGGACGGTGGGCGAATGCGACATCGTCTCGATCGCCGACTTTCCCGACGACGCGACCGGTACCGCCTTTCTGCTGGCCATCGGCTCCCAGGGTAATATCCGGACCTCGACCATGCGGGCGTTCGATGAGGAGCAGTTCGCTGAAGTTCTGGGTAAGCTCGGCTAA
- a CDS encoding SRPBCC family protein, whose product MKAQPGGRVLELTRVLNAPLARVFRALTEPAELVTWWGPHGFTTPEITLDVHVGGRYRFTMQPPDGDPFHLSGEFLEVDPPNRLVYTFRWDEPAPDDQETVVVLTFQAVNDGTRVSLSHGEFATEERLALHRGGWTDAFDRLRALVEP is encoded by the coding sequence ATGAAAGCGCAGCCGGGCGGCCGGGTTCTCGAGCTGACACGGGTGCTGAACGCGCCGCTTGCCCGGGTCTTCAGAGCGCTGACTGAGCCGGCCGAGCTGGTCACGTGGTGGGGGCCGCACGGATTCACCACACCGGAGATCACGCTCGACGTCCACGTAGGCGGCCGCTACCGATTCACAATGCAGCCACCGGACGGCGACCCGTTCCATCTGTCCGGGGAGTTCCTCGAGGTCGACCCGCCGAATCGTCTCGTCTACACGTTCCGCTGGGACGAACCGGCCCCCGACGACCAGGAGACGGTCGTCGTATTGACGTTCCAGGCCGTCAACGACGGCACACGTGTATCGCTCTCGCACGGCGAATTCGCCACAGAGGAGCGGCTCGCTCTGCACCGGGGTGGCTGGACCGACGCCTTCGACAGGCTCCGTGCCCTGGTCGAGCCGTAG
- a CDS encoding DUF1700 domain-containing protein has product MTERSGEGAMRNNTQLEKVRLYLDELDAALAARGVFERAEIVASVREHIESALGESGAAADADAVLASLGDPLTIAAEADDVGGRGRRDDSAPATLSSSWVPPAVIALVMLSSLALMFYLPIVTLLIGLVVLWVSTLWRPGEKLLGTFMLPLPGVALWAALGAGFTSGEVCVSESTEVEVGSGQIPDVEQVCTGGATVWGSVVGTGFFAAALAAGIAAAVVIYRRGMSRVR; this is encoded by the coding sequence ATGACTGAACGATCGGGAGAGGGAGCGATGCGCAACAACACGCAGCTCGAGAAGGTGCGGCTGTACTTGGACGAACTCGATGCCGCGCTGGCCGCGCGCGGTGTGTTCGAGCGGGCGGAGATTGTTGCCTCGGTGCGTGAGCACATCGAGTCCGCGCTTGGCGAGAGTGGGGCGGCGGCCGACGCCGACGCCGTCCTGGCGTCGCTGGGCGACCCGTTGACGATCGCCGCGGAGGCTGACGACGTAGGAGGTCGTGGCCGGCGCGATGACTCCGCTCCCGCGACGCTGAGTTCGTCCTGGGTGCCGCCAGCCGTGATCGCTTTGGTGATGCTCAGCAGCCTGGCTTTGATGTTCTATCTGCCGATCGTCACGTTGCTGATCGGGTTGGTAGTGCTGTGGGTTTCAACTCTGTGGCGCCCAGGCGAGAAGTTGCTGGGCACGTTCATGTTGCCACTGCCGGGGGTGGCGTTGTGGGCGGCGCTCGGCGCCGGCTTCACCTCCGGCGAGGTCTGCGTGTCCGAATCCACGGAGGTGGAAGTCGGCTCGGGGCAGATCCCTGACGTGGAACAGGTATGCACGGGTGGCGCGACGGTGTGGGGCAGCGTTGTCGGCACCGGATTCTTCGCCGCGGCGTTGGCGGCCGGCATCGCCGCGGCAGTCGTGATCTACCGTCGCGGCATGTCTCGTGTTCGCTGA
- a CDS encoding PadR family transcriptional regulator yields MVPSEAQILTNLRRGSLEYCILALLRDGERYGLDIAQHLTDGVLLAGEGTLYPLLSRLRKGGLVATSWQESSTGPPRRYYSLTADGREALRVFESAWVPFRAAVDAVVGHKVDRDD; encoded by the coding sequence ATGGTACCTAGTGAGGCGCAGATCCTGACGAATCTTCGTCGTGGCTCGTTGGAGTACTGCATATTGGCTCTGCTACGCGACGGTGAACGGTACGGGCTGGACATCGCCCAGCATCTGACCGACGGGGTCCTGCTCGCTGGCGAGGGGACGTTGTATCCGTTGTTGTCCCGGTTGCGGAAGGGGGGCCTGGTCGCGACATCTTGGCAGGAATCCAGCACGGGTCCACCCCGCCGGTACTACAGCCTTACGGCTGACGGGCGCGAGGCGCTGCGGGTGTTCGAGTCGGCATGGGTGCCGTTTCGCGCGGCAGTCGATGCAGTTGTGGGGCACAAGGTGGACCGGGATGACTGA